Proteins from a genomic interval of Methanobacteriaceae archaeon:
- the dph2 gene encoding diphthamide biosynthesis enzyme Dph2: protein MSMYDLDLEKVIKKIKDINASVVGLQFPDGLKIHAAKVAEQLELETGATVIISADPCFGACDTADRKMADLVDILIHYGHTALPLDYPVPVMFIEAYSQVDVNEALEKSLELLQGYHKIALATTTQHLHLLEDTKHFLEANGKEVMLESGSSTRIGQVLGCNFSAIKNLDVDAYFYVGSGNFHPLGIKLFTHKPVVIADPYRGEARDIEKFADRILRIRFARITKAREAKKWGILVSSKEGQYRMVLARKIKQNLENEGKEAFLIMMENISPDLLLPFLDLDAFVATACPRIAIDDSQMYKKPLLTPQELEIVLDKREWDNYQLDEIYFGEE, encoded by the coding sequence ATGTCTATGTATGATCTAGATCTTGAAAAAGTTATAAAGAAAATTAAGGATATTAATGCATCTGTAGTGGGATTGCAGTTTCCAGATGGCCTTAAAATTCACGCTGCTAAAGTAGCTGAACAACTAGAATTAGAAACCGGGGCCACTGTTATAATCTCTGCAGATCCATGTTTTGGGGCTTGTGATACTGCAGACCGGAAAATGGCAGATTTAGTTGATATACTAATTCATTATGGTCACACTGCACTTCCTTTGGATTATCCGGTACCAGTGATGTTTATTGAGGCTTATTCTCAAGTAGATGTGAACGAGGCACTGGAAAAATCTTTAGAACTCCTTCAGGGATATCATAAAATTGCCCTAGCCACCACTACTCAGCATTTACATCTTTTAGAAGATACAAAACACTTCTTAGAAGCAAATGGCAAAGAAGTGATGCTAGAATCAGGTTCCAGTACCAGAATAGGCCAAGTTTTAGGATGCAATTTTTCTGCTATAAAGAATTTGGATGTTGATGCCTATTTTTACGTGGGGAGCGGAAATTTTCATCCCTTAGGCATTAAATTATTCACTCACAAACCAGTAGTTATTGCGGATCCTTACCGAGGAGAGGCAAGGGACATAGAAAAATTTGCAGATAGAATTTTAAGGATTCGCTTTGCCAGAATTACCAAGGCTCGTGAAGCAAAAAAATGGGGAATTTTGGTCTCTTCCAAGGAAGGCCAGTACCGCATGGTCCTGGCTCGTAAAATAAAACAGAATCTTGAAAATGAAGGGAAAGAGGCTTTTTTGATAATGATGGAAAACATATCACCTGATTTACTATTGCCTTTTTTAGATTTAGATGCCTTTGTAGCGACGGCCTGTCCTAGAATAGCTATTGATGATTCTCAAATGTATAAAAAACCTTTATTAACTCCTCAAGAGTTAGAAATAGTTCTTGATAAACGGGAATGGGATAATTATCAGTTAGATGAAATATATTTTGGGGAAGAATAA
- the hpt gene encoding hypoxanthine/guanine phosphoribosyltransferase: MLEKLKKTLEESPIIKKGEYNYFVHPVTDGIPLTQPEVLKEIAVAIKNHFCTDVDKIVCIEAMGIHLATALSLETGIPFVVVRKRQYGLPGEVAVHQTTGYSQGELFINGINSGDKVLIIDDVVSTGGTMIAVLQALKNMGVEIAEVVAVIEKGEGKKIVEKETGLKLKALIKVDVIDNKVTAEPILK; this comes from the coding sequence GTGCTTGAAAAACTGAAAAAAACTTTAGAAGAATCTCCAATTATAAAAAAAGGAGAATATAATTATTTTGTTCACCCAGTAACTGATGGAATTCCACTTACCCAACCCGAAGTACTAAAAGAGATTGCAGTGGCGATAAAAAATCACTTCTGTACTGATGTGGATAAAATTGTCTGTATTGAGGCTATGGGTATTCACTTAGCCACGGCCCTATCTCTAGAGACGGGCATTCCATTTGTAGTAGTTAGAAAACGCCAATATGGACTTCCAGGAGAGGTTGCAGTCCATCAAACAACAGGATATAGTCAGGGAGAGCTTTTCATTAATGGTATCAATTCGGGTGATAAGGTACTGATTATAGATGATGTGGTAAGTACTGGTGGAACTATGATTGCTGTTTTACAAGCTTTAAAAAATATGGGTGTGGAAATAGCAGAAGTAGTAGCGGTTATTGAGAAGGGTGAAGGCAAAAAAATAGTTGAAAAAGAAACAGGGCTCAAATTAAAAGCTTTAATTAAGGTAGATGTGATTGATAATAAGGTTACTGCGGAACCTATTCTTAAGTAG
- a CDS encoding signal recognition particle protein Srp54, which translates to MLGNLGKNLTNTMKKLAGMSIIDEEMVKEVVKEIQRALIQSDVNIKLVLKLSKSIEERALKEEPPKGITPKEHIVTIVYEELVNLLGEKAEEIEIDKKPFKILFLGLQGSGKTTTIGKLTRYLQKKGFNPAIVCTDTWRPAAYEQLRQLTEEMNVPLYGDPDNKDALDLAKKGLEKFKNQSLIIFDTAGRHKEEKDLLDEMLEISSVVDPDEAILVIDGTIGQQAKDQAQAFSQTAKVGSIIVTKLDGSAKGGGALSAVAEIGAPIKFIGTGELIDDFEAFDPERFISRLLGMGDIKTLLEKAEEVADEDMAAETMDAMLSGKFTLKEMQSQFDMMGKMGPMNQIMNMMPGMGKLPKNASQMTEDKIDKYKIIMNSMTNYEMEHPTEIKQSRIKRIARGSGMKNEDVKELLKYYNVTKKAMKGFGKRKMSGPMGQLMRQFMR; encoded by the coding sequence ATGTTAGGCAATTTAGGTAAGAACCTTACCAATACAATGAAAAAACTGGCAGGAATGTCAATTATTGACGAAGAAATGGTTAAAGAAGTTGTTAAAGAAATTCAACGGGCTTTAATCCAATCTGACGTTAATATTAAACTTGTTTTAAAATTATCCAAATCAATAGAAGAAAGGGCATTAAAAGAAGAACCTCCCAAGGGCATAACTCCTAAAGAACATATAGTAACCATAGTATATGAAGAACTGGTCAATCTACTGGGAGAAAAAGCCGAAGAAATAGAAATAGATAAAAAACCATTTAAAATACTATTTTTAGGGCTTCAGGGAAGTGGTAAAACTACTACCATTGGTAAATTAACCCGATATCTTCAGAAAAAAGGATTCAATCCAGCTATTGTCTGTACCGACACCTGGAGACCCGCCGCCTATGAACAGCTAAGGCAATTAACTGAAGAAATGAACGTACCCCTATATGGAGATCCTGATAACAAAGACGCTCTTGATTTAGCTAAAAAAGGTCTAGAAAAGTTTAAAAATCAGAGCCTAATTATATTTGATACTGCCGGTCGTCACAAGGAAGAAAAAGATCTTTTAGATGAAATGTTGGAAATATCTTCGGTGGTTGATCCAGATGAAGCCATTTTAGTTATTGATGGAACTATAGGTCAACAGGCCAAGGATCAGGCCCAGGCATTCTCTCAAACAGCAAAGGTGGGATCTATAATAGTAACCAAACTTGATGGGTCTGCTAAAGGAGGAGGTGCTTTATCTGCTGTGGCAGAAATTGGAGCACCAATTAAGTTCATTGGTACTGGAGAGCTAATCGATGACTTTGAGGCCTTTGATCCTGAAAGATTCATTTCACGTCTTTTAGGAATGGGAGACATTAAAACCCTTCTGGAAAAGGCTGAAGAAGTGGCCGATGAAGATATGGCTGCCGAAACCATGGATGCCATGCTTTCTGGAAAATTTACCCTTAAAGAAATGCAATCCCAGTTTGATATGATGGGAAAAATGGGGCCTATGAACCAAATCATGAATATGATGCCCGGAATGGGAAAACTGCCTAAAAATGCATCTCAAATGACCGAAGATAAAATTGATAAATATAAAATCATTATGAATTCCATGACCAATTATGAAATGGAGCATCCTACTGAAATAAAGCAGTCCCGGATAAAAAGAATTGCTCGAGGATCTGGAATGAAAAATGAAGACGTTAAGGAACTTTTAAAATATTATAACGTCACTAAAAAAGCCATGAAAGGATTTGGAAAACGTAAAATGAGTGGGCCTATGGGGCAGCTCATGAGACAATTTATGCGTTAA
- a CDS encoding tRNA pseudouridine(54/55) synthase Pus10, protein MDPYIKEKAQKIKEKTEGDICNHCLGRKFSNDLEGPGNPLRGMEVREIMSQEGEEFNSTNPCVICGDLFQKLEIAADEVENKIKSLDLEYFSFLVGSKVDSELIKKDEELNNCLNLDVESIKREINRELGKILEERLNTEVDFDNPQIVINADFRQEEPKIRIQINPLFLEGRYKKLIRGIPQTKWPCRKCRGKGCEGCNFTGKLYLETVEELISEPAHKMSHSKESKFHGAGREDIDVRMLGTGRPFVLEIKEPRRRVLNLDILQKEINEINEGKVEVLDLKYSVRSRKAEIKTSSPDTYKIYQALVELEDEVTEDDLKSLKTLTLIKQRTPIRVSHRRADKIREREVMDIQYEIIDSKTIKLIIKGQGGLYIKELISGDEERTQPNVSQVLGTPANCTELDVLEVGI, encoded by the coding sequence ATGGACCCCTATATAAAAGAAAAAGCTCAAAAAATCAAAGAAAAAACTGAAGGAGATATATGCAACCACTGCTTAGGTCGTAAATTTTCTAATGATCTAGAAGGGCCCGGAAATCCTCTAAGAGGTATGGAAGTTAGAGAAATAATGTCTCAGGAAGGAGAGGAATTCAACTCAACTAATCCATGCGTTATATGTGGAGATTTATTTCAAAAGCTGGAAATTGCTGCAGATGAAGTTGAAAACAAAATAAAAAGCCTTGATCTTGAATATTTCAGCTTTTTAGTGGGAAGCAAAGTGGATTCTGAACTTATAAAAAAGGATGAAGAATTAAATAATTGCCTAAACTTAGATGTTGAAAGTATAAAACGAGAAATCAACCGTGAGCTGGGAAAAATTCTGGAAGAACGTTTAAACACCGAAGTTGATTTTGATAATCCTCAAATAGTTATAAATGCAGATTTCCGTCAAGAAGAACCTAAAATCCGCATTCAAATAAATCCACTATTTTTAGAGGGAAGATATAAAAAATTAATCCGTGGAATACCACAAACTAAGTGGCCATGCCGAAAATGCAGAGGTAAAGGATGCGAAGGATGTAATTTCACAGGTAAGCTGTATTTAGAAACTGTGGAAGAACTAATTTCTGAGCCAGCGCATAAAATGAGTCATAGCAAAGAATCCAAATTCCATGGTGCTGGAAGAGAAGATATTGATGTTAGAATGCTTGGAACTGGACGTCCATTTGTATTAGAAATAAAAGAACCGCGCAGAAGGGTTTTAAATCTTGATATTCTCCAAAAAGAAATTAATGAAATTAATGAGGGTAAAGTAGAGGTTTTAGATCTTAAATATTCTGTTAGATCTCGGAAAGCTGAAATTAAGACTTCTTCCCCAGATACCTATAAAATTTATCAGGCCCTGGTTGAATTAGAGGATGAAGTAACAGAAGATGATCTTAAAAGTCTCAAAACCCTTACTTTAATCAAACAACGCACCCCAATTAGAGTTTCACACCGTAGAGCAGATAAAATTCGCGAGAGAGAAGTTATGGATATCCAATACGAAATTATTGATTCCAAAACCATTAAATTAATTATAAAAGGTCAGGGCGGGCTTTATATTAAAGAATTAATTTCTGGAGATGAAGAAAGAACCCAACCCAATGTAAGCCAGGTTTTGGGAACCCCTGCCAATTGTACCGAGCTGGATGTGCTGGAAGTAGGTATCTGA
- a CDS encoding 50S ribosomal protein L21e: MQRSRGFRSKTRHKLQLTKRPGRSNPITKKIQRFDADDLVHIIIDPSVQKGQPHPRFHGKTAKVVESRGRAYIVSLNDGNKAKKLIVRPEHLKIQE, from the coding sequence GTGCAAAGATCAAGAGGTTTTAGAAGCAAAACAAGACATAAACTTCAATTAACTAAAAGACCAGGGCGATCCAACCCTATAACTAAAAAGATTCAAAGATTTGATGCAGACGATTTAGTCCACATCATTATCGACCCAAGCGTTCAAAAAGGTCAACCACACCCAAGATTCCACGGCAAAACCGCTAAAGTAGTGGAAAGTCGAGGAAGAGCTTACATCGTCTCTTTAAACGATGGTAACAAGGCTAAAAAACTTATTGTGCGACCAGAACACTTGAAAATACAAGAGTGA
- a CDS encoding RNA polymerase Rpb4 family protein — protein sequence MIGKKVLETEPISVAEVKDILEGFAQEHELNYEQNISLDHVIKFSKLELEESNKLIGELEEVVKKKYAIKITDMLPEDLADLRLLFAKERVPIKSEDLEQILKIVEKYRTE from the coding sequence ATGATAGGGAAAAAGGTTTTGGAGACCGAACCGATCTCCGTTGCCGAGGTCAAAGATATATTAGAAGGATTTGCCCAGGAGCATGAGCTCAATTACGAGCAGAACATTAGTCTAGATCATGTAATCAAATTCTCCAAATTAGAATTAGAAGAATCTAATAAACTAATCGGAGAATTAGAAGAAGTGGTCAAGAAGAAATATGCTATTAAAATAACTGATATGTTGCCTGAAGACCTGGCAGACCTTAGATTACTTTTTGCCAAAGAAAGGGTCCCTATTAAAAGTGAGGATCTTGAGCAAATCCTGAAAATAGTTGAAAAATACCGGACTGAATAA
- a CDS encoding DUF655 domain-containing protein encodes MEDYAIILDYLPLGYIREGHSTFKRKPVAQAIGKTEFTLLELSPKPDEDIEIHEDVYIGSGKREKVSRVNRRLKHEDLTATSRVELQYVIEEIIHAEEEKYVHFFNDSGPISTRLHQLELLPGIGKKHMWDIIKAREDKPFESFDDIKSRVPMLSDPTKLLVKRVLIELDAEPATRGKKKYILFTRPPTRRKQI; translated from the coding sequence ATGGAAGATTACGCGATTATTCTTGATTATCTACCCCTGGGTTATATCCGGGAAGGTCATTCGACATTTAAAAGAAAACCCGTGGCCCAGGCCATAGGCAAGACAGAATTTACTCTTCTAGAACTTTCTCCTAAACCTGATGAAGATATAGAAATTCATGAAGATGTTTATATCGGTTCTGGTAAAAGAGAAAAAGTTTCCCGTGTGAATCGCAGATTAAAGCATGAAGATTTAACTGCAACCTCCCGTGTGGAATTGCAATACGTCATCGAAGAGATTATACACGCTGAAGAAGAAAAATACGTCCATTTTTTCAATGACTCAGGACCCATAAGCACTCGACTTCACCAGTTAGAACTGTTACCTGGTATTGGTAAAAAGCACATGTGGGATATTATTAAGGCTCGGGAAGATAAACCTTTTGAAAGCTTTGATGATATTAAAAGTAGGGTTCCCATGCTATCTGATCCTACTAAACTTCTGGTAAAAAGGGTTCTTATTGAACTTGATGCTGAACCCGCCACTAGAGGGAAAAAAAAATATATATTGTTCACTAGACCCCCAACCAGGCGAAAGCAAATCTAA
- the rsmA gene encoding 16S rRNA (adenine(1518)-N(6)/adenine(1519)-N(6))-dimethyltransferase RsmA, producing MSLNENGSGTISLAQETKQVLQQHEIRLNRKLGQNYLIDDFKRKKILNFASLNSNDVVLEIGPGIGTLTIPMAKQAKKVVGIEQDPRIARILKERVEEEGLANVEVMEADALKVDFPYFNKIVSNLPYQISSPITFKFLEYDFDLAVLMYQKEFAQRMNAPVGSKHYSRLSVMMHFKAQVKIVDNVSAQSFVPPPKVDSAVVKMIPLKNIETDDFFASVCRALFQHRRKKSSKSLRESFHEIGNFKKEEVKEILGELDSKMENNFLEERVFKLSPEKILEISTNLKELLNK from the coding sequence ATGTCCCTTAATGAAAACGGATCAGGGACTATTTCTCTGGCCCAAGAAACTAAACAGGTTTTACAGCAACATGAAATCCGTTTAAATCGAAAATTAGGTCAAAACTATCTTATTGACGATTTTAAAAGAAAAAAGATACTTAATTTTGCCAGTTTAAATTCTAATGATGTTGTGCTGGAAATAGGCCCGGGTATTGGGACTTTAACTATTCCTATGGCCAAGCAGGCCAAAAAAGTAGTGGGCATTGAACAGGATCCTAGAATAGCGCGCATATTAAAAGAGCGCGTGGAAGAAGAAGGCTTGGCAAATGTAGAAGTTATGGAAGCAGATGCTTTAAAAGTTGATTTTCCCTATTTTAATAAAATTGTTTCTAATTTGCCTTATCAAATCTCATCCCCCATTACTTTCAAGTTTTTAGAGTATGATTTTGATCTGGCAGTTTTAATGTATCAAAAGGAGTTTGCTCAGCGCATGAATGCACCGGTGGGAAGTAAGCATTATTCCCGCTTATCAGTAATGATGCATTTTAAGGCCCAGGTGAAAATAGTGGATAATGTCTCGGCCCAATCATTTGTACCCCCACCAAAAGTGGATTCTGCCGTGGTAAAAATGATACCTCTGAAAAATATAGAAACAGATGACTTTTTTGCTTCTGTTTGTCGGGCCCTATTCCAGCACCGTAGAAAGAAATCTTCTAAATCTCTGAGAGAGTCTTTCCATGAAATAGGGAATTTTAAAAAGGAAGAAGTTAAAGAAATTTTAGGTGAATTAGATTCTAAAATGGAAAATAATTTTCTAGAAGAAAGAGTTTTTAAATTATCTCCCGAGAAGATTTTAGAAATATCTACGAACTTAAAAGAATTATTAAATAAATGA
- a CDS encoding carboxymuconolactone decarboxylase family protein: MSENSYQLFKEELPSLFENFNQLVKAQKDLPGLDPKTKQLVNIAIQTAHKNLDGVKIHTAMARKMGASWEEVKGAVALNLHLSGLGSILDCLPAAKEGFEMELEF; encoded by the coding sequence ATGAGTGAAAATTCCTATCAACTTTTTAAAGAAGAACTACCATCTTTATTTGAAAATTTCAACCAGTTAGTTAAGGCTCAAAAAGATCTTCCAGGTCTTGATCCTAAAACCAAGCAACTAGTGAATATTGCCATACAAACTGCACATAAAAACCTCGATGGAGTTAAAATCCACACAGCCATGGCCCGAAAAATGGGTGCTAGCTGGGAAGAAGTAAAGGGTGCTGTAGCATTAAATCTTCACTTATCCGGACTGGGAAGTATTTTAGATTGCCTTCCTGCTGCTAAAGAAGGATTTGAAATGGAATTAGAATTTTGA
- a CDS encoding class I SAM-dependent methyltransferase, translating to MPDYNHVKFETCKQVYAPAEDTFLLVDNLIVHKRDLVLEIGTGTGLVALNASKTASKVVATDINPHAIKCAQTNALLNEVENMDIRQGDLFQPVQGEKFDLILFNTPYLPSTEDEIIGDELDAAWDGGVDGRRVIDLFLNEVRNYLNNKGIVQLVQSSLSNNEKTCQKLENMGFKVEISASERFFFEEIVVISGFLKE from the coding sequence ATGCCAGACTATAACCATGTAAAATTTGAAACCTGCAAACAGGTTTATGCCCCAGCAGAAGATACATTTCTTCTAGTTGACAATTTAATAGTACATAAAAGAGATCTTGTATTAGAAATAGGGACTGGAACTGGCCTAGTGGCATTGAATGCTTCTAAAACCGCTTCTAAAGTAGTGGCCACCGATATTAATCCCCATGCCATAAAATGTGCCCAGACCAATGCTTTGCTTAATGAGGTAGAAAATATGGATATTCGCCAGGGAGATCTTTTTCAACCGGTGCAAGGTGAAAAGTTCGACCTAATCTTATTTAATACTCCATATCTACCTAGTACAGAAGATGAAATTATAGGTGATGAGTTGGATGCTGCCTGGGACGGTGGCGTAGATGGACGGCGGGTGATTGATCTCTTTTTAAATGAAGTTAGAAATTACTTAAATAATAAAGGAATAGTACAGCTGGTACAGTCTTCCCTTTCTAATAATGAAAAAACTTGTCAAAAATTGGAAAATATGGGTTTTAAAGTAGAAATAAGTGCCAGCGAACGATTTTTCTTTGAAGAAATAGTAGTTATAAGTGGTTTTCTCAAAGAATAG
- a CDS encoding UDP-2,3-diacylglucosamine diphosphatase, translated as MIIAVSDLHLGYEKADKEDFLNFLDGYNPGEISRLVLVGDVFDFWREDNINIIKNNKEILSKISSLNIQEVNYIIGNHDYYLYSLAQRYGIQDGNQYFYGPFVVSKSLRLEDGGENFYFIHGYELEVFSFSEVMSIDIYETFSKNMGLSGDLSGKASSELWDVIQAGSSISGKVKDLLEKVPEILLKHPSNSERNVEKLWDLANSKAARCMYLGMDPEEKLIFGHTHKPCISNDVVNTGAWMDGKNSYLEILDGKMALKNFPGDAEISSCPPTE; from the coding sequence ATGATTATAGCAGTATCAGACTTGCACTTGGGATATGAAAAAGCAGACAAAGAAGATTTTTTAAACTTTTTAGATGGTTATAATCCCGGAGAAATAAGTCGCTTAGTTTTAGTGGGGGATGTTTTTGACTTTTGGAGAGAGGACAATATTAACATAATTAAAAATAATAAGGAAATACTCTCTAAAATCTCTTCTCTTAATATTCAGGAAGTAAATTACATTATTGGAAATCACGATTATTATCTCTATTCTCTGGCTCAGAGATATGGAATTCAGGATGGGAACCAGTACTTTTACGGCCCGTTTGTAGTTTCTAAATCCCTTCGATTGGAAGATGGAGGCGAAAACTTCTATTTTATTCATGGATATGAATTAGAAGTCTTTTCTTTTTCTGAAGTTATGAGTATTGATATTTATGAGACCTTTTCTAAGAATATGGGTCTAAGCGGGGACTTAAGTGGTAAAGCATCCAGTGAATTGTGGGATGTTATTCAAGCAGGCAGCAGTATCTCTGGAAAGGTTAAAGATCTCCTGGAAAAAGTCCCGGAAATTCTTTTAAAACATCCCTCTAACTCAGAAAGGAATGTGGAAAAACTATGGGATCTGGCTAATTCAAAGGCAGCGCGCTGTATGTATTTGGGAATGGATCCAGAAGAAAAGCTAATTTTTGGACACACACATAAACCCTGTATTTCCAATGATGTGGTGAATACTGGGGCCTGGATGGATGGTAAAAATAGCTATTTAGAGATTTTGGATGGTAAAATGGCCCTTAAAAATTTTCCAGGTGATGCGGAAATTTCTTCTTGCCCACCTACAGAATAA
- a CDS encoding tetratricopeptide repeat protein, protein MSDKSKTFFEEGKKYSESENHEEAIKSFQKSIEIDPDFQEAYSELGYALGNVEKYDEALKSFEKALKIQNTASALYGQGLTLYYIENFPLAIESFEKALKIDESEWANYYLSRCYFNLGEYETALEYLNKALNISNDFLEAWNDKGVIYSILQNDQDALKSFEEVLRIDNTYLPAIYNLGTTLADMGRYDESLKCLNRLIEVDGNNYKAHFYRANVLFLMQKGEEALESFKKAIELDSEQPEAWNYQGCVLASMGNNDDAIESLEKAIALYPEYEAAYMNLGVVYKGSENEEEALKCFEKALEISPDNEDALREIGELKDN, encoded by the coding sequence TTGTCAGATAAGTCTAAAACATTCTTTGAAGAAGGAAAAAAATATTCAGAATCAGAAAATCATGAAGAAGCAATTAAATCATTTCAAAAATCCATAGAAATTGATCCTGATTTTCAAGAGGCCTACAGTGAACTGGGGTATGCGCTAGGCAATGTCGAAAAATATGATGAAGCACTGAAATCATTTGAGAAGGCTTTAAAAATTCAGAACACCGCTTCTGCTCTTTATGGTCAGGGCTTGACCTTGTATTACATAGAAAATTTTCCTTTAGCTATCGAATCCTTTGAAAAGGCTTTAAAAATAGATGAAAGTGAATGGGCAAATTATTATCTCTCTCGCTGCTACTTTAACCTGGGAGAATATGAAACCGCACTTGAATACCTGAATAAGGCACTAAATATCAGCAATGATTTCTTGGAAGCCTGGAATGATAAAGGAGTTATTTACAGCATTCTCCAGAACGATCAAGATGCCTTAAAATCATTTGAAGAAGTTTTAAGAATTGATAACACTTATTTACCAGCTATTTATAATTTAGGAACTACTCTGGCGGATATGGGTCGATATGATGAGTCCCTGAAATGCCTGAACCGCTTAATTGAAGTGGATGGGAACAATTACAAAGCTCATTTCTACCGGGCCAATGTTTTATTCCTCATGCAAAAAGGTGAAGAAGCTTTGGAATCATTTAAAAAAGCTATTGAACTGGATAGTGAACAACCCGAGGCCTGGAATTATCAGGGATGTGTTCTGGCCAGTATGGGAAATAACGATGATGCCATAGAATCATTGGAAAAGGCCATAGCTCTTTATCCAGAATACGAAGCTGCTTATATGAATTTGGGAGTGGTTTATAAAGGTTCTGAAAATGAAGAAGAAGCATTAAAATGTTTTGAGAAGGCCTTAGAAATTTCACCAGATAATGAAGATGCTTTGAGGGAAATAGGGGAATTAAAAGACAATTAA